From the genome of Deltaproteobacteria bacterium:
GATCGTGCTGCACAGGGATTTCGACCCGGAGGAGACGCTGCGCGCCATCGAGCGGCGCTCGGTGACCGCGGTCCTCCTGACCGCCACGATGATGGCCCGGATCCTCGCCCTGCCCTCGGCGTCGAAGTACAACCTGTCGACCCTCCGCACGGTGATGTACGGCGGGTCGGCGATCCCGGTCGACCTGATCAAGCGGGCGATCCGGTTCTTCCCGTGCGGGCTCGTCCAGACGTATGGCCTGGTGGAGACCGCCGGGGTCCTCACGTTCCTCCACGAGGAGGACCACTCGCTGGACGAGAGCGTCCCGTACATGCGGAAGCTCCTGTCCGTCGGGAAGGAAGCCGTCGGGGTCGAAGTTCGGGTCGTCGACGAATCGGGCGCGGAGATCCCGGAAGGTCAGATCGGCGAGGTGGTCGTCCGGGGACCGAACGTCTTCGAAGGGTACCGAAACGCCCCGTCGCTCACCGCCGATGTCCTCCGGAACGGCTGGCTCCGGACGGGGGACGTCGCGTCCGTCGACGGGGAGGGGTATATCCACATCCTGGACCGGAAACGGGACACGCTGACGGTGGAGGGGATCCCCGTCTCCCCGCGGGAGATCGAGAACATCCTCTGTGAGCACCCCGCCGTGAGCGAGGCCGCGGTCGTCGGCCGGCCCGATTACACGATGGGGGAGGTGCCGGTCGCGGTCGTCGTCCTCCGGGCGGGGGAAGCGGAGGACCGTGACGCGATCCTCGGCCACTGCTCGCGGAACATGGCGCCGTTCAAGGTGCCCCGGTCGATCGAGTTCGTCTCCGCGCTTCCCCGGAACGCGCAGGGAAAGGTGCTGAAGGTGAAGCTTCGGGAAGGCGTGGTGTCACGAAGACCGCGCTGACTCCGCGGACGCCTCCCCGAACACCTCGGCGGCGAATCCCTGCAGGGACGCCCCGTGCCTCCACGCCGACGGCGGCAACCCCGCCTTGACGCACGTCTGGTCGAGGAACGTCTCCCGGTCCCACCCCAGCTCGACCGGCACCTGCGGAAGAAGCAGCCCGCGCATCCTGCCCTGGGTCACCATCAGCCCGTGCCGGCCCACCTCGACCTCCTCCGGGCGGATCGGGAAGAGCGGCGTGAGGACGGAGATCTCCAGGCGGATCGACGGGAGTTCGGCGGGAGAGACGGGCGGAAATCTCGGGTCCTCGGAGGCCGCCGCCGCCGCGCACTCCTGGACGACCCGGTAGAGCGGCGCCACGGCTTCGGTGTACCCGATGCAGCCGCGCAGGCGGCCGCGTTTCGAGAGCGTCACGAACGCCGCG
Proteins encoded in this window:
- a CDS encoding AMP-binding protein: MTYLELRDRVRGHAGLLRAAGIGRGDRVAILAHNSVAYVEALFGVACAGAALIPLNYLLIGRELAGILEDADAKALLYGGEFASRVEEIRAYLPGFPCLFRIDGPREAAGSGGAPADGYPPVAETDVALIVYNSGSSGRPLGAMLSHRNLLAASGAAALELRLSRNDVFLSCAPLPFMGGTGRLLRFLLVGATIVLHRDFDPEETLRAIERRSVTAVLLTATMMARILALPSASKYNLSTLRTVMYGGSAIPVDLIKRAIRFFPCGLVQTYGLVETAGVLTFLHEEDHSLDESVPYMRKLLSVGKEAVGVEVRVVDESGAEIPEGQIGEVVVRGPNVFEGYRNAPSLTADVLRNGWLRTGDVASVDGEGYIHILDRKRDTLTVEGIPVSPREIENILCEHPAVSEAAVVGRPDYTMGEVPVAVVVLRAGEAEDRDAILGHCSRNMAPFKVPRSIEFVSALPRNAQGKVLKVKLREGVVSRRPR
- the amrA gene encoding AmmeMemoRadiSam system protein A; translated protein: MGEEERETLLRIARRAVEGFVRCGKVPAEAVSSDRLSAPGAAFVTLSKRGRLRGCIGYTEAVAPLYRVVQECAAAAASEDPRFPPVSPAELPSIRLEISVLTPLFPIRPEEVEVGRHGLMVTQGRMRGLLLPQVPVELGWDRETFLDQTCVKAGLPPSAWRHGASLQGFAAEVFGEASAESARSS